In Thermodesulfobacteriota bacterium, the following proteins share a genomic window:
- a CDS encoding ATP-binding protein has protein sequence MNADRNEAYLAGLLRELCKLPNETEWVEFKANYADPQEIGEYISALSNAAALCGKTNGYLVWGVDDGAHDITGTSFRPDQARKGGEELESWLLRLTNPRIHFRFHSIASDGKPVVILEIPRASDKPVGFSGQEFIRVGSYKKKLKDFPEKERALWRIFDAVPFEELPAAECLPDENVLRLLDYPAYFELTNQNLPADRTGILARLKDDAMISDCEAGGWNISNMGAILLAKRLEDFKTLKRKAVRVIVYKDTDRLETIREQIGGRGYAAGFEGLIGYINNLLPSNEVIGRALRRDVPVYPELAVRELVANAIIHQDFFIRGTGPMIEIFSDRMEITNPGIPLVRTERFLDSPPRSRNEALASFLRRAGICEERGSGIDKVVFQTEFYQLPAPLFEVTDEHTRALLFAPKPLKDMEKDDRVRACYLHACLKYVNREFMTNATLRERFGIEQKNSALASRIIRETVEQGLIRLGDPDASRKYSKYIPFWA, from the coding sequence ATGAACGCAGACCGAAACGAAGCCTACCTGGCCGGGTTGCTGCGCGAGTTGTGCAAGCTGCCCAATGAAACCGAGTGGGTGGAATTCAAGGCCAATTATGCCGATCCCCAGGAAATCGGCGAATACATCTCGGCCCTGAGCAACGCGGCGGCTTTGTGCGGCAAGACCAACGGCTATCTGGTGTGGGGGGTGGACGACGGCGCCCACGACATCACCGGCACGTCCTTCAGGCCCGATCAGGCCAGAAAAGGCGGCGAAGAACTGGAAAGCTGGCTGCTGCGGCTGACCAACCCCCGCATACATTTCCGATTCCATAGCATCGCCTCTGATGGGAAACCGGTCGTCATCCTGGAAATCCCCCGGGCATCCGACAAGCCGGTCGGTTTCAGCGGACAGGAATTTATCCGCGTCGGCTCTTACAAGAAGAAGCTCAAGGATTTCCCCGAAAAAGAACGGGCCTTATGGCGGATATTCGATGCCGTTCCGTTTGAGGAGTTGCCGGCCGCCGAGTGCCTGCCCGACGAAAATGTCCTGCGCCTGCTCGACTACCCGGCCTATTTCGAACTGACAAACCAGAACCTGCCCGCGGACCGCACCGGCATCCTTGCCCGCCTGAAAGATGATGCCATGATCAGCGACTGCGAGGCCGGCGGCTGGAATATCTCCAATATGGGGGCGATCCTTTTGGCCAAGCGCCTGGAAGATTTCAAAACCCTGAAGCGAAAGGCAGTGCGGGTCATTGTTTATAAGGATACCGACAGACTGGAAACGATCCGGGAGCAGATTGGCGGCAGAGGGTATGCCGCGGGATTTGAGGGATTGATCGGATACATCAACAATCTGTTACCCAGCAATGAAGTCATCGGCCGGGCATTGCGACGGGACGTACCGGTCTATCCGGAACTGGCGGTGCGCGAGCTGGTGGCCAACGCCATCATTCATCAGGACTTCTTCATCCGCGGTACCGGACCGATGATCGAAATTTTTTCCGACCGCATGGAAATCACCAATCCCGGAATCCCCCTGGTCAGGACGGAACGGTTTCTGGACAGCCCGCCCCGGTCGCGTAACGAAGCCCTGGCCTCCTTCCTGCGCCGGGCCGGAATCTGCGAAGAGCGGGGCAGCGGCATCGACAAGGTGGTTTTTCAAACCGAGTTCTATCAGTTGCCGGCCCCCCTGTTCGAAGTGACCGACGAACACACCCGGGCGCTGCTCTTTGCCCCGAAACCCCTGAAGGACATGGAAAAAGACGACCGTGTGCGGGCCTGCTACCTGCACGCCTGTTTGAAATATGTCAATCGGGAATTCATGACCAACGCCACGTTGAGGGAGAGGTTCGGGATCGAGCAAAAAAACAGCGCTCTGGCCTCACGGATAATCCGGGAAACCGTCGAACAGGGCCTGATCCGTCTCGGTGATCCGGATGCATCGCGTAAGTATTCAAAATATATACCCTTCTGGGCGTAA
- a CDS encoding class I SAM-dependent DNA methyltransferase: protein MNQETHSQLANFIWSICNLLRGPYKRNEYRKVILPLTVLRRFDCLLAPTKERVLKEHARIKAKPESVVRSLLEKITGRPFYNLSKFDLPRLLDDPNQLAPNLNSYINGFSKNVRQIMERFAFDQQITRMAEKNLLYEVIKAFSRIDLSPERVDSMQMGYVFEELIRIGAEQSNEEAGEHFTPREVIKLMVNLLLSPEKDLGRSHVVKTIYDPACGTGGMLSVSENYILALNRKANPLLFGQDWNDEAWAVCKSDMLIKGEDADNIRLGDTFTKDGFDRDAQGKKITFDYMLANPPFGVEWKQQARYIQQEHDTLGYEGRFGAGLPRINDGSLLFLQHMLSKMRAPGEGGSRIAIVFNGSPLFTGDAGSGESNIRQWIIENDWLEAVVALPDQLFYNTGIFTYIWVLTNRKEPERKGKVQLIDARQFFVKMKKSLGNKRNKIGDVDEDESDQIGDVTRVFGQFQDNETRTFAVNGGKKTLVVGKIFDNADFGFHKITVERPLRLNFQANAERMARLENETAFKNLADSKKKNEAARLREIEAGQQRQEEIRSLLLAFAEVHGETMYKDRKAFLLDLREIDRKRGVRLSAAELKAVLSALGERDETAEICRDKQGNPEPDPELRDTENVPLKESIEAYFKREVLPHVPDAWIDHSKTKVGYEIPLNRHFYCYEPPRDLSEIEADIKTLEGEILALLKEVTA, encoded by the coding sequence ATGAATCAGGAGACCCACTCACAGCTCGCTAATTTCATCTGGAGCATCTGCAACCTGCTGCGTGGCCCTTATAAGCGCAATGAGTACCGGAAAGTGATTCTTCCGCTAACCGTTTTAAGACGGTTCGACTGTCTTCTTGCCCCGACCAAGGAGCGGGTGCTCAAAGAGCATGCGCGGATCAAGGCCAAGCCCGAAAGCGTGGTGCGCAGCCTGCTGGAGAAAATCACCGGCCGGCCGTTTTATAATCTGTCCAAATTCGATCTGCCCAGACTGCTCGACGACCCCAACCAGCTCGCTCCGAACCTGAACAGCTATATCAACGGATTCTCCAAGAACGTGCGGCAGATCATGGAGCGCTTTGCCTTTGACCAGCAAATCACCCGCATGGCCGAGAAAAACCTGCTCTATGAAGTCATCAAGGCCTTTTCCCGGATCGACCTGTCCCCGGAACGGGTGGACAGCATGCAGATGGGCTATGTGTTCGAGGAGCTGATCCGGATCGGCGCCGAGCAGTCCAACGAAGAAGCGGGCGAACACTTTACTCCCAGGGAGGTCATCAAACTGATGGTCAACCTGCTGCTGTCTCCGGAAAAGGATCTTGGCCGCAGCCACGTGGTCAAAACCATCTACGATCCGGCTTGCGGCACCGGCGGCATGCTTTCGGTGTCCGAGAACTACATTCTGGCCCTGAACCGCAAGGCCAATCCCCTGCTGTTCGGTCAGGACTGGAACGACGAGGCCTGGGCCGTGTGCAAATCCGACATGCTCATCAAGGGCGAGGATGCGGACAACATCCGGCTCGGAGACACTTTTACCAAGGACGGGTTTGACCGGGACGCCCAGGGCAAAAAGATCACCTTCGACTACATGCTGGCCAACCCGCCCTTTGGCGTGGAGTGGAAACAGCAGGCCCGCTACATCCAGCAGGAGCATGACACCCTGGGCTACGAGGGCCGCTTCGGCGCCGGGTTGCCGCGCATCAACGACGGCTCCCTGCTCTTCCTCCAGCACATGCTCTCCAAGATGCGGGCGCCGGGCGAAGGCGGCAGCCGCATCGCCATCGTGTTCAACGGCTCGCCGCTGTTTACCGGCGATGCCGGCAGCGGGGAGAGCAACATCCGCCAGTGGATCATCGAAAACGACTGGCTGGAAGCCGTGGTGGCCCTGCCGGACCAGCTTTTTTACAACACCGGCATTTTCACCTACATTTGGGTGCTCACCAACCGCAAGGAGCCGGAGCGCAAGGGCAAGGTCCAGCTCATCGACGCCCGCCAGTTTTTTGTAAAAATGAAAAAAAGCCTGGGCAACAAGCGCAACAAGATCGGCGACGTGGACGAGGACGAGTCGGACCAGATCGGCGACGTTACCCGCGTCTTCGGACAATTTCAGGACAACGAAACCCGCACTTTTGCAGTCAACGGCGGAAAAAAGACCCTGGTGGTCGGCAAGATATTTGACAACGCCGACTTCGGCTTTCACAAGATCACGGTGGAGCGGCCCCTGCGGCTCAACTTTCAGGCCAATGCCGAACGTATGGCCCGGCTGGAAAACGAAACTGCTTTCAAAAATCTGGCCGACAGCAAGAAGAAAAACGAAGCCGCTCGCCTGCGGGAAATCGAAGCCGGACAGCAGCGGCAGGAAGAGATCCGATCCCTGCTACTGGCCTTTGCTGAAGTCCATGGGGAAACGATGTACAAAGACCGCAAGGCGTTTCTCCTCGATCTTCGGGAAATCGACCGCAAGCGGGGCGTGCGTCTGTCCGCCGCCGAACTCAAGGCCGTGCTCAGCGCCCTGGGCGAACGGGACGAGACCGCCGAAATTTGCCGGGACAAGCAAGGCAATCCGGAACCCGACCCGGAGCTGCGCGACACGGAAAACGTGCCCCTCAAGGAGAGCATCGAGGCCTATTTTAAACGCGAGGTCCTGCCCCATGTGCCGGACGCCTGGATTGACCACAGCAAAACCAAGGTCGGCTACGAAATCCCCTTGAACCGCCACTTCTATTGCTACGAGCCGCCCCGGGATCTTTCTGAGATCGAAGCGGACATCAAGACCCTGGAAGGCGAGATCCTGGCCCTGCTCAAAGAGGTGACGGCGTGA
- a CDS encoding restriction endonuclease subunit S, translated as MKYRAYPKYKDSGVEWLGKVPEHWDVKAIKWETPVQRGASPRPIDDPIYFDDEGEYAWVRISDVTSAGMYLRNTTQRLSELGSSLSLKLNDGEIFLSIAGSVGKPCITSIKCCIHDGFVYFPKWKGDKRFLFYLFECGEPYKGLGKLGTQLNLNTDTVGSIVTGFPQFQEQVSLADFLDRETDKIDTLLGKKRTLIEKLKEKRTALISRTVTRGLPPDAARAAGLEPHPKLKPSGVEWLGDVPELWEVKAIKWETAVQRGASPRPIDDPIYFDDEGEYAWVRISDVTSAGMYLRSTTQRLSDLGSSLSVKLNPGEIFLSIAGSVGKPCITVIKCCIHDGFVYFPKWKGDKRFLFYLFECGEPYKGLGKLGTQLNLNTDTVGSIIAGFPPLIEQNVICDFLDQATTKIDQLIAKVEAAIDRLQEYRTALITAAVTGKIDVRGTVQ; from the coding sequence GTGAAGTACAGGGCATATCCGAAATACAAGGACAGCGGGGTCGAGTGGCTGGGAAAGGTGCCGGAGCATTGGGATGTAAAAGCAATAAAGTGGGAAACCCCTGTCCAACGCGGAGCGTCGCCAAGGCCGATAGATGATCCGATCTATTTTGATGATGAAGGAGAATATGCCTGGGTTAGAATTTCTGATGTGACTTCTGCTGGTATGTATCTGAGAAACACGACGCAACGTCTTTCAGAGCTTGGGAGTTCATTGAGTCTGAAGCTTAATGATGGGGAAATCTTTTTAAGCATTGCTGGATCAGTTGGAAAGCCATGCATCACTTCCATAAAATGTTGTATCCATGATGGGTTTGTCTATTTCCCGAAGTGGAAGGGGGACAAGAGGTTCCTGTTTTATCTTTTTGAATGTGGTGAGCCATATAAAGGATTGGGGAAGCTTGGAACACAGTTGAATCTGAATACCGACACCGTGGGTTCGATTGTTACAGGGTTTCCTCAATTCCAAGAACAGGTTTCTCTTGCTGATTTCTTAGACCGAGAGACTGACAAGATCGACACCCTTTTGGGGAAAAAGCGAACGCTGATCGAAAAGCTGAAGGAAAAGCGCACGGCCCTCATCTCGCGCACCGTCACCCGCGGTCTGCCGCCCGATGCGGCCCGGGCCGCCGGCCTCGAACCGCATCCCAAACTCAAGCCCTCGGGCGTTGAGTGGCTGGGGGATGTGCCGGAGCTTTGGGAGGTCAAAGCGATTAAATGGGAGACGGCGGTCCAACGCGGAGCCTCGCCAAGACCGATAGACGATCCGATCTATTTTGATGATGAAGGAGAATATGCCTGGGTTAGAATTTCTGATGTGACCTCTGCTGGCATGTATTTAAGAAGCACGACTCAGCGTCTTTCTGATCTTGGGAGTTCACTGAGCGTGAAACTTAATCCTGGGGAAATCTTCCTGAGCATTGCCGGATCAGTTGGAAAGCCCTGCATCACTGTTATAAAATGTTGCATCCATGACGGCTTTGTCTATTTCCCCAAGTGGAAGGGAGACAAGAGGTTCCTGTTTTATCTTTTTGAATGTGGTGAACCATATAAAGGATTGGGGAAGCTTGGAACACAATTGAATCTGAATACCGACACGGTGGGCTCTATTATTGCTGGCTTCCCGCCTTTAATTGAACAAAATGTCATTTGTGATTTTCTGGACCAAGCGACAACGAAAATCGACCAACTCATCGCCAAGGTCGAGGCCGCCATCGACCGCCTTCAGGAATACCGCACCGCCCTGATCACCGCCGCGGTAACGGGTAAAATCGACGTGCGAGGTACCGTCCAATGA